A region from the Tachysurus vachellii isolate PV-2020 chromosome 25, HZAU_Pvac_v1, whole genome shotgun sequence genome encodes:
- the LOC132840383 gene encoding zinc finger protein 883: MVKISSRCSSSSNNTSKTPAVTHIKTEPCAIEVTLNNVDPHQQLVYSCDGALNLVSDNISAEPHQIKQEPGHSETDFMQPGNGNVQPQSIDSRVSTETKTEPDCAQGHSSCGVKTEPEIHDVGNFPLKDEKDDVEIKLETGEEECDEGTDRESFFSCPYCAVSFTDYSYLEKHLKWTHRSNYLVWLKTQKAPKCIKISSKMLSCSSCNHHFFTQEQLKVHMRRAHLPTPAPTRKRYTCPQCDRSFDYIGNLQNHCRRCHSLSTVCTDGELSCASCGKNFAGMWGLGPHQCQKLEEEHKPQIVGDVTLCTDRGYLCQHCGKSCATLQCLTIHTRTHTGEKPYICNDCGSGFKEMGSLRKHMVIHTGVKPYSCPECEKSFARMSHLSTHLRTHTGERPYPCPQCGMRFSHRSTLRLHCRVHSGEKPFSCVDCEKTFATLSNLKVHLLTHNQEKIHKCNECRKTFSRPDVLKKHLRIHNGERPYVCTVCSKRFNRVQHLTNHQRTHTGERPYRCEECGASFAQSGDLTKHVRGHTGEKPYACPECNRCYSNSGDLGKHRRTHSGHRPYRCQQCDKAFLMPQHLKTHILTHTGERPHICPKCQRTFIRSHHLTQHLNTHHI; encoded by the exons ATGGTGAAAATTAGCTCAAGGTGTTCAAGCTCATCCAACAACACGTCCAAGACTCCAGCAGTCACACACATCAAAACAGAGCCTTGTGCTATAGAAGTGACTCTAAACAACGTGGACCCACACCAACAGCTAGTTTATTCCTGTGATGGAGCTCTAAACCTGGTTTCTGATAACATCTCTGCAGAACCTCATCAGATAAAACAAGAACCAGGTCACTCTGAAACAGACTTCATGCAACCAGGGAATGGAAATGTACAGCCTCAATCCATAGACTCCAGAGTATctacagagacaaagacagagccGGATTGTGCTCAGGGACATTCGAGTTGTGGTGTTAAAACTGAGCCTGAAATCCATGATGTGGGAAATTTCCCCTTGAAAGACGAGAAAGATGATGTGGAGATCAAGCTTGAGACCGGAGAAGAGGAGTGTGATGAAGGAACAG ACCGGGAGTCTTTCTTTTCCTGCCCTTACTGTGCTGTGTCCTTCACTGACTATTCGTACcttgaaaagcatctcaaatgGACCCATCGAAGTAATTACCTTGTTTGGCTAAAAACTCAGAAAGCACCAAAGTGCATCAAAATATCCTCCAAGATGCTCAGCTGCTCCTCTTGCAACCATCACTTCTTTACCCAGGAGCAGCTGAAGGTGCATATGCGGCGCGCCCATCTTCCGACGCCTGCACCAACCCGGAAACGCTACACGTGTCCTCAGTGTGACCGTAGCTTTGATTACATCGGCAATCTGCAGAACCACTGTCGTCGATGCCACAGTTTGTCCACCGTGTGTACTGACGGAGAGCTGAGCTGTGCTTCATGTGGCAAAAACTTTGCAGGAATGTGGGGCCTCGGACCACATCAGTGCCAGAAATTAGAAGAAGAACACAAACCGCAAATAGTTGGTGATGTAACACTTTGTACAGACCGTGGTTATCTATGTCAACACTGTGGAAAGAGTTGTGCTACGTTGCAGTGTTTAaccatacacacgcgcacacatacggGGGAGAAGCCGTATATCTGCAATGACTGTGGGAGTGGCTTTAAAGAGATGGGCAGCTTGCGCAAGCACATGGTCATCCACACTGGTGTCAAGCCGTATTCGTGCCCTGAGTGTGAGAAGAGCTTTGCTCGAATGAGCCACCTAAGCACACacctgcgcacacacaccgGCGAGAGGCCGTACCCATGTCCTCAGTGTGGTATGAGGTTCAGTCACAGGTCCACACTGCGTCTACATTGCCGCGTCCACTCCGGAGAAAAGCCGTTCTCTTGTGTGGATTGCGAGAAAACGTTTGCGACATTGAGCAACCTGAAAGTGCACCTCCTGACACACAACCAGGAGAAGATCCACAAGTGTAACGAGTGCAGGAAGACATTTTCCAGACCCGACGTGCTGAAGAAACACCTCAGAATTCACAACGGCGAGAGGCCGTACGTGTGCACTGTCTGCAGCAAGAGGTTCAATCGCGTCCAGCACCTCACCAACCACCAGCGCACACATACAGGCGAAAGGCCGTACCGCTGTGAAGAGTGCGGCGCAAGCTTCGCACAGTCTGGCGATCTAACCAAACATGTGCGTGGGCACACGGGGGAAAAACCTTATGCATGTCCCGAGTGCAACCGGTGCTACAGTAATTCTGGAGATCTGGGAAAGCACAGACGCACTCACAGTGGCCACAGGCCTTACAGGTGTCAGCAGTGTGACAAGGCGTTCCTAATGccacaacatttaaaaacacatattctcacacacactggcgAGAGGCCGCATATCTGCCCAAAGTGTCAGCGCACATTTATACGCTCGCACCACCTCACTCAGCACCTCAATACACATCATATTTAG